Genomic window (Streptomyces sp. TG1A-60):
TGGCGGTTCGGATGGTGTAGTTCTGGCTGGTCGTGGGCTGTTGTCCGGCGTTCGGTCCGTACTTGCTGGTGGGGTTCTTGCGGGTGCGGGCCTTGACGCGGTGCTGGTGGCGGGCGGGGTGCAGGGCGTCGAGGACGGTCCGGCCGATGGTGCCGAGGAGTTCGGCGGGTCCCGCCGGGGGCAGGATTCCGGTCGCGGTGGTGACGGTGTCGGCAGCGGTGGTCTGCAGGACGGTGAAGCTGATGCGGTCCATGTCCAGGCCGGGCCGGGTGCAGGCGGTGTCGGCGGCGGCGCGGATCAGGGCCTGGTAGGTGGTGAGCAGGGCGTAGACCTCCTGGTCGAGGCCGGTCAGGCTGCGGGAGCGCAGGACGCGGCCATCCAGCATGGTCGCCTTGATCGAGAAGTACGTCGTCTCCGACTGCCACCGCTCGTGGTAGAGATCCACGAGTCCGGCGGCCGGGTGGGCGGCCGGGTCGAGGAGGCTGGTGAGCAGGCGCCACTGCTCGGTGCGGACGGTGCCGTCGGCCAGCGTGACGGTCACGGATGCCTCGATGACGCGGACGGTCAGCAGGACGGGCAGGACGCCGTAGCCGATCCGGGCCAGGTAGGAGCCGTCGCCCAGGCGCCGGAAGGGGGTGGGTATCCGGCGGGCGGAGGAGCGCACCAGGAACTGGGCGCCGGTGGCCTGGACGTCCCGGGCGAACTCGGCTCCATCGAAGCCGGCATCGGCCAGCAGGAGCATCGTGCGGTCCAGCACACTCAACAGGCGGCCTGCGTAGGTGAGTTCGCCGTCACTCTCGGGACCGAACGCGGCGGCCAACACGGCACGGGTGCCACACTCGACCAGGACCACGAGTCGCAGCAGCGGGTAGCCGAACTCCACGCTCTCGCCCGCTCGCTTGGGATAGCGCCAGGTGAGCGCCTCCTCATCGGGCACGTGCAGCAGGGTGCCGTCCACGGCCACGGTCCGCAGCCCTCGATAGAACGAACCGGCCTGCCCGATGTGGGCGACGGGCCCGGCGATGATCTCGAACAGCCGTCGCAGCGGTGCTGCTCCTATTCGCCGTCGGGCCCTGGACAGCGAGGAGACCGCCGGACGCACCAACGGCAGTCCCTCCAGCCCTGCCGTCAGCTTGCCCCACACGCCCCGATAGGAGCAGTCCTCGAACAGGGCCAGCGCGAGGACGAAGTAGACCACAACCCGGGACGGCAGCAGTCGCAGCCGTTTCTCACGTGACCTGGTCTCCTCGATCACCGTGTCCACCAGTACGAAGTCCACGATCTGGGTCAACTCGCCCAAGTGACCGGGCGCGTACACACCCCCGGCCGCCTCGACCGTGCGCGTGATGACAGACTTCTCCTGCAACGGGACTCCCGATGATCTTCTTGCTCGACACAAGCTGATCTATCAGGACGTCCCGTTGCGTCATTCACCAGGGCTTGACCTGCGACTCAAGACTCAAACGCAACGGCGTTGACTTCACTGCCGCCGTACGCCCATGAGTTGTACGGCAGACCGGGCCCCGCACCGGCCGTGGTCACCCGCCGCCTGCGCCGCACCGGCACCCTCCTGTGCTGTGTTCCCGCACGTCTGCGCTGGCAGCTCCCGCCCAAACACATCCTCCGCGCCATGTCACGCCTCGGCCCCGGCTCCCGCCCGGCACCGTGCAGAGTCATGAGATAGGCCGCCATACTGGACAGGCCAGGGGAGAGCGGGTCCGTACGGACGGGGGCGATCGTCGGCGATGGCGGACACCAGGCTGATCCAGGGCCGGTACCGGCTGCTCGATATGATCGGGCGCGGCGGGATGGGTGAGGTATGGCGGGCGAGGGACGAGTCGCTGGGCCGACAGGTCGCGGTCAAGTGCCTCAAGTCCGTCACCACCCAGCCCGACCAGTCCTCCACCCGGGTCCTGCGGGAACGCTTCCGGCGCGAGGCGCGCGTGGTGGGCGCCCTCCAGCACCGTGGCGTGACCGTCGTCCACGACTTCGGCGAGTTCGACGGAGTGCTCTTCCTCGTCATGGAACTGCTGGAGGGCCGCAACCTCAGCCAGCTCCTGGAGGACAACAAACACCATCCGCTGCCTGTCGCCGACGTCGTCGAGGTGGCCCACCAGGTGGCCGCCGCTCTCGCCTATACCCATCAACAGGGCGTCGTGCACCGGGACTTGAAGCCCGCGAACATCATGCGGCTCACCGACGGCACGGTGAAGATCTGCGACTTCGGCATTGCCCGCCTCGGCCGGGACGCCACCTTCACCTCCCGTCTCACCGGCACCGGCATCGCGATGGGCACCCCGCACTACATGTCGCCGGAACAGATCAGCGGCGACCAGGTCGACCAGCGCAGCGACCTGTACTCCTTCGGCTGTGTGCTCTACGAGATCGCCACCGGGGTGCCGCCGTTCGACCTCGACGACGCCTGGGCGGTCCTCATGGGCCACCGCGAGACCGCCCCGCGACCCCCGCGCAGCCACCGTGGCGATGTCCCCGCATACCTCGACCGGATCATCCTGGACCTGCTGGCCAAGGAGCCCGGGGAACGCCCGCACGACGCCCGTGAGTTGGGCCGCCGCATCGGAGAGGGCCGTACGGCGGGTGTCTCGACGCCCGTCGTGACCCCCGCCAGGATGCCCGCGGTCACCCCGGCGCCGGCCGTGCCCCCCGCCAGGATGCCCGTCCCGGTGCCCACGATCATGTCGCCCCCAGCGGGGCCCAGCGCCCGCCTCCACCCCGGACCGCCCGCGTCGCGCGAGCGCCGGCTGCCCTCCTGGACGCGTGGCATGACCACCGGTCACAAGGCCACCGGCGCCGGCCCGGGCCTCTCCCCGCCGGACGCCTCCGCCGGGCTCACCGGAGAGTGGACCGCCCGCCCGGCGACCGGCCGCGCCGAGCACCCCGTAGGCAGTGCACGGCCCACCCCCTCACCGGAGTCGCTCACCACCCTGGCCGGTCGGCACAACGCAGGCCTGAGCCTGGGGCGTCTCGGCCGCTGGACGGAGGCCGGCGAGGTGCACCGCGCGGTCGCCGTCGAACGCGCGCACGTCCTCGGCCCCGACCACCCCGACACCCTGTCCAGCCGCTACGAGGTCGGGTTCACCCTCAGCCGCACCGCCCGCCCCGCCGACGCTCTGCGCGAGTTCGCCCACGTCGCCCGCGCCCGCGCGCACGTCCTCGGCCCCGACCACCCCGACACCCTCACCGCCCGGCAGGAAATGGCCTACGTCCTGGGCCAGTTGGGCCGCCACTTCGAAGCCCACCAGGCGTACCTGTCCGTCCTCGCCGCCCGTGAACACCGCGTGGGGCCCGACCACCCGGACACCCTGCGCTGCCGCCACAACCTGGCCTTCAACCTCAGCAGGCTGGGCCGCCTGGAGGACTCGTACCGCATGGCGGGCGAGGTCGCCGCCGCTCGCACCCGCGTGCTGGGCGCCAACCATCCCGACACCCTCGTCACCCGGTGCGAAGTCGCCCACGCACTCGGCCAGCTGGGTCGCTGGACCGAGGCACTGCAGACCTACCGGGAGGTGGCCGAGTCCCGCGCACAGGCCCTCGGCCCGGACCACCCCGACACCCTCGCGGCCCGCCACGAGGTCGGCATCAGCCTCGGTCGGCTCGGCCGCGGCACCGAAGCCCTGACCCTCTTCAGCAACCTGGCCGACGACCGTGCCCGTGTGCACGGACCCGCCCACAGCGAGACGTTGCGCGCCCGCCACGGCCTCTGCGTCAACCTCGGCCGCCTCGGCCGCTGGGAGGAGGCTCTCGCCGAGTCACGCGACGTGTGCGCCCAGCGCGAGCGCGTCCTCGGCCCGGACCACCCCGACACCCTCGTCAGCCGCCGCGAGGTCGCCGTCGGCCTCGGCTGGCTCGGCCGCTGGACCGACGCCCTCACCGAGTACCGGAGCGTCGCCGACGCCCGCGAACGGGTTCTCGGCGCAGACCACCCCGACGCCCTCGCCAGCCGCAACGACGAGGCCCACTGCCTGGAGCAGCTCGGCCGCGGCCAGGAGGCGGTGGAGCTGTACCGGAGAGTGGCTGCGTTACGGCACCGGCGGCCGACCGGGGGGCACTGACCTCCACCCCGCCGGTCCGGCGGCGGACGCTCAGGCGCTGATCCACCTGGCACACAGCCCTGGCCGACCTCGATCATCGCGTGTTACGAAGAGCCATGCCCGCCACCCCCGCACCCGCAGCCCAGCCCGGACGCCCGGCCGGACCCCGGCCGCACGACTCCTACGACGCCGTGATCGTCGGCGGTGGCCACAACGGCCTGGTCGCCGCCGCCTACCTCGCCCGCGCCGGGCGCTCCGTGCTCGTGCTGGAACGGCTGGACCACACCGGCGGCGCCGCCGTGTCCACCCGGCCGTTCGCCGGCGTCGACGCCCGGCTGTCCCGCTACTCGTACCTGGTCAGCCTGCTGCCCCGGAAGATCGTGCGGGACCTCGACCTCGACTTCCGGGTCCGTGGTCGCACGATCTCCTCGTACACCCCCGTCGAACGCGACGGACAGCCCACCGGCCTGCTCGTCGGCGGCGGCGAGCGCCGCACCCGCGAGGCGTTCGCGCGCCTGACCGGTTCGGGCCGCGAGTACGAGGCCTGGCAGCGGTTCTACGGGATGACGGGCCGGGTCGCCGAGCGGGTGTTCCCGACGCTCACCGAGCCCCTGCCCACCCGGGACGGACTGCGCCGACGGATCGACGACGAGGAGGCATGGCGGACGCTCTTCGAGGAGCCGATCGGTACGGCCGTCGAGTCCACGTTCGGCGACGACCTCGTCCGCGGTGTCGTCCTCACCGACGCCCTCATCGGCACCTTCGCGGACGCCCACGACCCCTCCCTCCGCCAGAACCGTTGCTTCCTCTACCACGTGATCGGCGGCGGCACGGGCTCCTGGGACGTGCCCGTAGGTGGCATGGGCGCGCTCACGGACGCCCTGGCCACGGCCGCGCGCGAGGCCGGTGCGGTGATCGCCGCGGGCCACGAGGCACGGCGGATCGCGACGGACGGACGGTCCGCCGAGATCACCTACCGGACGGCCGACACGGAGGGCACCGTCGCCGCCCGGCACGTACTGGTCAACGCCTCACCCCGGGAACTGGCCGCCCTGACCGGCGACGAACCGCCCGCCCCCGCCGAGGGTGCCCAACTGAAGGTGAACATGCTGCTCAGGCGGCTGCCGAGGCTCCGCGACGAGGCCGTCGACCCGCGCGAGGCGTTCGCCGGGACCTTCCACATCGCCGAGGGGTACGGCCAACTGGCGACCGCCTACGCACAGGCCGCCTCCGGCACGCTGCCCGAGGCACCGCCCTGCGAGGTCTACTGCCACTCTCTCACCGACCCGACCATCCTCGGCCCGGAGCTGGTCGAGGAGGGCTACCAGACGCTCACCCTGTTCGGTCTGCACACGCCCGCGCGGCTCTTCGAGGCCCACAACGACGCCGTACGGGAGGAGCTGCTGAAGTCGACCCTCGCCCAGCTGGACGCCCACCTCGCCGAGCCCCTCGCCGACTGCCTGGCCACCGACGCCGACGGCCGCCCCTGCATCGAGGCCAGAGGCCCCCTCGACCTCGAACGCGACCTGGGCCTGCCTGGCGGCAACATCTTCCACCGCGACCTCGCCTGGCCCCACACCCAGGAAGGGACCGGCCGCTGGGGCGTCGAGACCCGCCACCCCAACGTCCTGCTGTGCGGCGCGGGCGCGGTGCGTGGCGGCGGGGTCAGCGGGGTGCCGGGACACAACGCGGCGATGGCGGTCCTGGAGACCGCCTTCTGACCGCTGCACAAAGCTGTCATCACTGCCCCGAAGCCGACAAGAACCCGCACCCGTCCAAGAACCCGCTCCCGTCCAACCGCCTTACCCTCCACCGCCGTCAGGTGCCCAGCCAAATCTGACGGAGCATCAGAGAATCCCTTCCCTCGTCCGGAGGACTACGGCATCCTGCGCCCATGCAGACGGAGCTGAGCAACAGACTCGGAGTCCGGTACGCCGTGTTCGGCTTCACGCCGTTCCCCGCCGTCGCCGCGGCCATCAGCCGGGCCGGCGGCTTCGGGGTGCTCGGCGCGGTCCGCTACACGGCCCCCGACGACCTCAAACGGGACCTCGACTGGATCGAGGCGCACGTCGACGGCAATCCGTACGGCCTGGACGTCGTCATGCCGGCCAAGAAGGTCGAGGGCGTGACGGAGGCCGACGTCGAGGCGATGATCCCCGAGAGCCACCGCCAGTTCGTGAAGGACACCCTCGCCAGATACGGCGTACCCGAACTCGCCGAGGGGGAGGCCTCCGGCTGGCGTATCACCGGCTGGATGGAGCAGGTCGCCCGCAATCAGCTCGACGTCGCCTTCGACTACCCGATCCGGCTGCTCGCCAACGCCCTCGGCTCGCCGCCCGCCGACGTCATCCGACGCGCCCACGAACAGGACGTGCTCGTCGCCGCGCTCGCCGGCAGCGCCCGGCACGCCCGCAAGCACGCCGAGGCCGGTATCGACATCGTCGTCGCCCAGGGCTACGAGGCCGGCGGTCACACCGGCGAGATCGCCTCCATGGTGCTGACCCCCGAAGTCGTCGACGCCGTCGACCCGTTGCCCGTCCTGGCCGCCGGCGGCATCGGCAGCGGACGGCAGGTGGCCGCCGCCCTCGCGCTCGGCGCCCAGGGCGTCTGGCTCGGCTCGCTCTGGCTGACCACCACCGAGGCCGAACTGCCCTCGCCCCGGCTGATCGAGAAGCTGCTCGCCGCCGGTTCCGGAGACACCGTCCGCTCCCGCGCCCTCACCGGCAAACCCGCACGCCAGCTCCGTACCGAATGGACCGACGCCTGGGACGACCCCGCCGGACCCGGCACCCTCCCCATGCCCCTCCAGGGGCTGTTGGTCGCCGAGGCGGTCTCCCGCATCCAGAAGTACGAGGTGGAGCCCCTGCTCGGCACCCCGGTCGGGCAGATCGTGGGCCGGATGAACAGCGAGCGCAGCGTCCAGGCCGTCTTCGACGACCTCACCCGCGGCTTCGAGGAGGCCGTGAACCGCGTCAACCGCATCGCCGGAAGGAGCGAGGAACAGTGACCCAAGCGCCCCAGGGCTTCTGGGCCCAGGCCACCGCCGATCCCGACCGCACGGTGATGATCGCCCCCGACGGGGAGGAATGGACCGCCGGACGCCTGCACGCCGCGACCAACCGTCTTGTGCACGGGCTGCGCGCCGTCGGACTCGAACGCGGCGACGCCTTCGCGGTCGTCCTGCCCAACAGCGTCGAGTTCCTCACCGCGTACCTCGCCGCCACCCAGGCCGGCTTCTACCTCGTC
Coding sequences:
- a CDS encoding tetratricopeptide repeat protein produces the protein MADTRLIQGRYRLLDMIGRGGMGEVWRARDESLGRQVAVKCLKSVTTQPDQSSTRVLRERFRREARVVGALQHRGVTVVHDFGEFDGVLFLVMELLEGRNLSQLLEDNKHHPLPVADVVEVAHQVAAALAYTHQQGVVHRDLKPANIMRLTDGTVKICDFGIARLGRDATFTSRLTGTGIAMGTPHYMSPEQISGDQVDQRSDLYSFGCVLYEIATGVPPFDLDDAWAVLMGHRETAPRPPRSHRGDVPAYLDRIILDLLAKEPGERPHDARELGRRIGEGRTAGVSTPVVTPARMPAVTPAPAVPPARMPVPVPTIMSPPAGPSARLHPGPPASRERRLPSWTRGMTTGHKATGAGPGLSPPDASAGLTGEWTARPATGRAEHPVGSARPTPSPESLTTLAGRHNAGLSLGRLGRWTEAGEVHRAVAVERAHVLGPDHPDTLSSRYEVGFTLSRTARPADALREFAHVARARAHVLGPDHPDTLTARQEMAYVLGQLGRHFEAHQAYLSVLAAREHRVGPDHPDTLRCRHNLAFNLSRLGRLEDSYRMAGEVAAARTRVLGANHPDTLVTRCEVAHALGQLGRWTEALQTYREVAESRAQALGPDHPDTLAARHEVGISLGRLGRGTEALTLFSNLADDRARVHGPAHSETLRARHGLCVNLGRLGRWEEALAESRDVCAQRERVLGPDHPDTLVSRREVAVGLGWLGRWTDALTEYRSVADARERVLGADHPDALASRNDEAHCLEQLGRGQEAVELYRRVAALRHRRPTGGH
- a CDS encoding IS4 family transposase gives rise to the protein MQEKSVITRTVEAAGGVYAPGHLGELTQIVDFVLVDTVIEETRSREKRLRLLPSRVVVYFVLALALFEDCSYRGVWGKLTAGLEGLPLVRPAVSSLSRARRRIGAAPLRRLFEIIAGPVAHIGQAGSFYRGLRTVAVDGTLLHVPDEEALTWRYPKRAGESVEFGYPLLRLVVLVECGTRAVLAAAFGPESDGELTYAGRLLSVLDRTMLLLADAGFDGAEFARDVQATGAQFLVRSSARRIPTPFRRLGDGSYLARIGYGVLPVLLTVRVIEASVTVTLADGTVRTEQWRLLTSLLDPAAHPAAGLVDLYHERWQSETTYFSIKATMLDGRVLRSRSLTGLDQEVYALLTTYQALIRAAADTACTRPGLDMDRISFTVLQTTAADTVTTATGILPPAGPAELLGTIGRTVLDALHPARHQHRVKARTRKNPTSKYGPNAGQQPTTSQNYTIRTAITFFEHGLANRSRT
- a CDS encoding NAD(P)/FAD-dependent oxidoreductase, whose product is MPATPAPAAQPGRPAGPRPHDSYDAVIVGGGHNGLVAAAYLARAGRSVLVLERLDHTGGAAVSTRPFAGVDARLSRYSYLVSLLPRKIVRDLDLDFRVRGRTISSYTPVERDGQPTGLLVGGGERRTREAFARLTGSGREYEAWQRFYGMTGRVAERVFPTLTEPLPTRDGLRRRIDDEEAWRTLFEEPIGTAVESTFGDDLVRGVVLTDALIGTFADAHDPSLRQNRCFLYHVIGGGTGSWDVPVGGMGALTDALATAAREAGAVIAAGHEARRIATDGRSAEITYRTADTEGTVAARHVLVNASPRELAALTGDEPPAPAEGAQLKVNMLLRRLPRLRDEAVDPREAFAGTFHIAEGYGQLATAYAQAASGTLPEAPPCEVYCHSLTDPTILGPELVEEGYQTLTLFGLHTPARLFEAHNDAVREELLKSTLAQLDAHLAEPLADCLATDADGRPCIEARGPLDLERDLGLPGGNIFHRDLAWPHTQEGTGRWGVETRHPNVLLCGAGAVRGGGVSGVPGHNAAMAVLETAF
- a CDS encoding nitronate monooxygenase family protein, with amino-acid sequence MQTELSNRLGVRYAVFGFTPFPAVAAAISRAGGFGVLGAVRYTAPDDLKRDLDWIEAHVDGNPYGLDVVMPAKKVEGVTEADVEAMIPESHRQFVKDTLARYGVPELAEGEASGWRITGWMEQVARNQLDVAFDYPIRLLANALGSPPADVIRRAHEQDVLVAALAGSARHARKHAEAGIDIVVAQGYEAGGHTGEIASMVLTPEVVDAVDPLPVLAAGGIGSGRQVAAALALGAQGVWLGSLWLTTTEAELPSPRLIEKLLAAGSGDTVRSRALTGKPARQLRTEWTDAWDDPAGPGTLPMPLQGLLVAEAVSRIQKYEVEPLLGTPVGQIVGRMNSERSVQAVFDDLTRGFEEAVNRVNRIAGRSEEQ